GGATTCAGAAGAGGGTGGGTCACGCCTGCTGTGCGTTGTTTGGCGCAGACGGATCCGGTCGTCCGAACAGGCCGGCGAGCTCTTCGGCGCCTTCACGATCAGCAATCGCGAGCACCTCATCCCCAACCTCAAATTGGGTATCCCCGCGCGGAATGAGGATCTGCCCGTGCCGGATGATGGTGGCGATCACCGAATTCGGCGGTAGGCGCAGGTCCTTGATCGCGATGCCCAGGGCGCGAGCTCCCGGGGGGATCTTCTCCTCTACCAGGGAGTAGCGGCCCCTCCGCAATTTGAGCAGTGTCATCATATCGCCGAGCGACATCTCTTCTTCGATCAGGCTGCTGAAGATCTGTGCCTGGTTGAGGGCCACGTCCACGTGGAACTTCTCGTCGAAGAGCCAGGCGGCGCGGGGATTATTGACCCAGGCGATAATACGGGGCACGTTGTAGCGGGTGCGGGCAAAGAAACAGAGCGCGAGATTGTCTTCATCGACAGAGGTACACGCAGCCAACACCTTCGCCTGACGGATGCCGGCCTGTTCCAATGCCTGCGGATCGATGGGATTGCCTTCGTAGATCACCTCGGTAGGTAGTTCGTGGTGCAGGCGCGCCAGTACGTCGCGTCGATGCTCGAGCACTCGGACCTCGTGCTGGCGAGTCAGCAGGAGGGTGGCCAGGTGCGTTGCGGTTCGGCCTCCACCCGCGATCAGAACAAACATGTCACCTCCCTTGTGACGCCTTCAGCCGCTCACGCAACGTTTCGATACCCTCCATAGTGGAACTCAGGTGCAGGATATCGCCCACCTCCAGGCGTTCCTCTGAGGAGGGGAGGATGGCCTTGCCTGCCCTGGTCAGCGCCACCGCCAGACACTGGCCTGCGTGGAGGAGATCCTGGAGAGTATGGCCGTGCCAGGTCTCAGATACCGAGAGTTCATAGATCTCGACTTCGCCATTGCCGGCCGAGAACACGCATTTGGCGAAGGTGGGGTAGAGTAGCTCCTCGATGCGCTGAGCGCCCCAACTGGTCGAACTGACGACCTGCAAACCAAAGGCCTCGTGCAAGGCTCGCCAGCGCGGATGATAATTGCGGACGACGACCTGGGGCACATGGTAGACGGTCTTTGCCACGTGGGCGACAACGACGTTCAGTGAGTCGGAATTGGTCACAGCGGCCAGGCCATCAGCCTGCTCGATGCCGGCCCTGCGGAGTATATCACTGGCCAGCGCCTCGCCTTCCACTGTACGTCCGCGAAAGTCTGTGGGCAGGCTATTAAAAGCGGCGGCCACCTGGTCGATCACCGCCACCTGGTGCCCCTTCTGGAATAGCCGATAGGCCAGCTCTGTACCTACTCGCCCACACCCCACGATAATGAAATTCATAGCGTGTTCCTTAGAAAATGTCTATTTGGTCTATCTCGCCTGTTCCGTCGTTTGGTTTAGACCAAATAGATCAGACAGACCAAAAACAGACCCAGGATTCCCAAGTATTGGCTTTTCGCGCGCCATTACTCGATTTGATAGGGCACATCAGTAATGACAATCCCCGGCTTGAACAACAGCATCACTCGCAGCAGCATCGCCGTCTGGGTGTGTAGGAGGTTGTGCCACCAGTGGCGGGGGACAAACTGCGGCACGATGATGGTGATGATCTCGTTCGGCTGGCGCCGCACGGCAATCTCCTCGATATACCCCAATAAGGGTTCCAGGAATAACCGGTAGGGAGAATCAAGCACGACCAGGCGGATTCCATCGCCCCACGATTCCCATTTCCGGTTCAGCGTCTCGGCTTCGACGGGATCGGTGCAGATATGCACGGCCGTGATGTCGTTGGATAGCGTGCGGGCGTAGCGGAGTGCCGCCAGCGTACCGCGATGGACGCCACTGACCGCCAGAATCACACGCTGACGCGAGATTCGAGGCGGCCCACCGTACTGTTCCAGTGAAAGGTGGGCGGCGAGATCGCGGTAATGGCGATGGATGGCCGTGAATAGGGCGACAAGAATGGGGATCAGAATGATTACGATCCATGCGCCATCCTGCAACTTGGTGACGGTAAAGATCAGCATGACCCCAGCCGTACAGAGTGCGCCAAAGCCGTTAATCGCCATCTTCGCCACCCATCTGGGTTCGTGGCGGACGACTGAACCATGCTCCTGAGCTTCCTGTCCTGGCGCCAGATGTCCGGCCTTCCACCAGCGGTGCGCCATGCCGGCCTGGGCAAGTGTGAAGGAGAGGAAGACGCCGATAGCATAGAGCGGGATCAGTGCGTTGACGCTGGCCTGAAACAGCCAGATCAGGAGTGAGGCAATGAGGGCCAGCGCCACAATGCCGCGCGAGTAGACCAGGCGGCTTCCCCGGTACGTGAGCGGCCGAGGCAAAAAGCCATCTGCCGCCAGCAGAGCGCTTAACCGCGGAAAGCCGGCATAGGCCGTATTGGCAGCCATGATCAGGATAAGGGTAGTGGCGGCGATGACGGCCAGGTACAGCAGACCTCGACCCTCATAGGCCGTCCGCGCCAGTTGCGAGATCACCGTTTCTGTCTCCGAAGGTGTCGCACCCATTTTTCCGGCCAGGAAGGTCACGCCCAGGAACAGTGCGCCAAGAATGGCGGACATCCAGATCAGCGTGATGCCCGCATTGCGGCTGCGCGGCTCCTTAAACGCAGGGACCCCGTTCGAGATGGCCTCCACCCCGGTAAGGGCGGTCGTGCCATTGGAAAAGGCATGGAGAATCAGGAAGAGTGAGATCGATTGCGCAATATGCTCCCTTCCCGGCGGCGGGTTCACGACGGTATGGAGACTTCCCATCAGGTACTGACTGAGACCGCTGCCTACGGTCAGAAGCATCATAGCCAGGAAGAAATAGCTGGGAATGGCGAGAATCGTGCCGGATTCTTTCACTCCGCGCAGGTTGACGATCATCATGATCAGCACCATCCCGATGGCTAACGGCACTCGGTAGGGAAAGAGGGACGGATACGCTGAGGCCAGTTGGGCCACCCCCGAAGCGACTGACACGGCTACAGTCAGGATATAGTCGGTGAGCAGCGACGCGCCGGCTATCTGGGCGGGGAGTTTTCCCAGGTTGTCACGGGCTACAATATAGGCGCCGCCGCCTCCTGGATAGGCATGGATCGTCTGCAAATACGAGAGCGTGACAATGGCCAACAGTACCACGATGGCCAGCGAAATCGGAAGGGCATAGACGAATGCTGCAGCTCCAACAGCGGCCAGGACGAACAGAATCTCGTCAGTGGCGTACGCGGTGGAGGAGAGCGCGTCAGAGGCGAAGACGGCCAGACCGACCGTCTTGCCAATGGCCTGTTCAGGGGCATCGGCGGTCCGAAGTGGGCGTCCGATCAGCCATGTTCGCCAGGAGTGAGGCGGCTGGTATTCTGCGGTCCGCCGCAAAACGGTCGTTCCGCTCTCTTTTTCGAGAGTAGGCACAGATTGTCTCACGGTACAGTGTGTAGGATCAGCGAGGCCGGTTGGTCACCGGGCGCCGAAGCGCCTGTTAAGGATGTTATCCCGGTCAACGTATTCCGTCAAGTTGGCAGGCCCAATGAAGACGTTCGCTCTCACGGATCTATTCGTATGATAGTATGGAGCACACAGGGCGTGGTGTTCAGTCAAACCGGCTCAATCTAGCCACTCTCCATGAGCCTGTCAAGTATTATTGCGTCCGGAGACAACCGGCACAATGCGCCCGAGATGGGAGGAGCCGATGAGCCTGCATGAAGGGATGACGTTTGAGGGAGCCTGGAAGGTGACCGAATCCGAGGCGGCCGACCGGCATGGCAACCCATTCGTTCATGTGCTCACCACGCCGGTTGTGGTCGAGTGGATGGAGGAGGTGGCGACGGCCGGTGTACAGCCACACCTCTTAGAGGGGCAGGGCACCGTCGGTAGTATCGTGAAGATGATGCACCTGGCGCCGACCCCGATCGGACTTGTGGTGAAGGTGACGGCGACGCTGACGCAGATTGATGAGCGGCATCTTGTCTTCCGGATTGAGGCGTTTGACGAGGTAGAGAAGATTGCCGAGTGCCGGCACGAGCGGGTCATCGTTGACCTTGCGCGCTTTCACAACAAGGCCGGTAGAAAGGCGAGAGGGACGGGAACCTCGTGAGTCAAACTGTTGGATCCACCGCTCAAGAGTTCCCTTGACAGTTTCCGCCGACGAGCAAATAATACCCCTCCAGACGTGAGGAACGTCTCGGAATGGCGAGGATGAGTTAAGCGTGGTGGCGAGTGGCATTCTCAAGATAGACGGATCGTACGGTGAGGGTGGCGGCCAGATTCTCAGAACGGCCCTGGCCCTGTCCGCCGTCCTTGGCAGGCCGGTAGAACTGTTCAAGATCCGGGCGGGCCGGAAGAAGCCCGGCCTACAACCGCAGCACCTTTCTTGCGTCAAGGTGCTTGCTGAGATTACCGGCGCTGAGGTGCATGGGGCGGAGCTCGGCTCTTCCCGCCTCCATTTTACCCCCGGGCCGATCACCGGAGGATCGCGTCGAATCGACGTCGGGACAGCCGGTGCAGTGTCGCTCGTGTTTCAGGCGATCCTTGCGCCGCTTGCATTTGCAGGGACGTCGTCGACGGTGACGATGACGGGCGGAACCCACGTTCCATGGAGTCCGCCGGCCCCATACATCTCCGAAATTTTCCTGCCGATGGTGGAGAGGATGGGACTGGCTGCCACCTGGCAACTGCAACGGGGCGGCTTTTACCCCAAAGGAGGTGGCGAGGTGCGAGCTGCCGTACAGCCGTTGACCAGGCTGAGTTCGATGGACCTCACGAATCGCGGAGCGCTGCTGGCTATCCGGGGTATATCAGCCGTAGCGGGACTCCCCATGGCGATTGCCGAACGACAGGCTGATCGGGTCCGATACCGGCTTGCCGACGCCGGGCACAAAATAGAGATTAAGATTGCCGAGCTCGATGCCGTCTGCCGTGGCGATACCGTGTTTGTATGGGCTGAATTCGAGAAGGTTCGAGCCGGATTTGGCGCGCTTGGCGAGCGTGGAAAATCCGCTGAGCGCGTCGCTGATGAGGCGGCGGATGCCCTGCTGAACTTTCTTGCCGGAAATGCCGGCGCCGACCCCCATCTAACCGATCAGCTTGCGGTACTGATGGCACTGGCTAATGGTCGCTCGGTTCTTACCATGGCGCGTGTGAGCCAACATCTGCTGACGAACCTCTGGACGATTCAGCAGTTTCTGCCGATAGGGGTATTGCTGGAAGGCCGGCTGGGTGGACCGGGCCGGCTCACTATCGACGGCATCGGTCTGAATGTCTCTTCATGCGGGGCGATGGCGGCGGCTCGCGCCTGAGGCGGCACATGGTAAGGAAGGCGGAGACGACCGATGTCCCGGCAATTGTACGCCTGGTGAATGTGTACGCCGGCAAGGGTGATCTCTTGCCACTGAGGTCGCAGGAGATCTACGATCGGATCGACGATTTCCACGTATGTGAGCAGGACGGACGGATTGTTGGGGTCTGCTCCCTTTTTGTTTACGGGACGGATCTGGCGGAGATCCGATCGCTGGCTGTCTGGCCGGAGTGCCAAGGGAAGGGGATCGGCCGGGCAGTGACCGAGGTCTGCATCGCCACAGCGAAGGACCGCCGGATCAGGCGAGTGTTTGCCCTGACCTACAAGCCGATGTTCTTTGAGCGCCTGGGTTTTCACGTGGTTGACAAACTCACACTGCCGGAAAAGGTGTGGAAGGATTGCCTTCAGTGCAGCAAGCTGTTCGATTGCGACGAGGTGGCGCTCCTCCTTGAACTGTAATGGAGATGGCAGATAGCCGCGATGAACCTACCCTTGGTCGGAGGACGTTATCGGATTTTTGCGGTTTCCGATGCAACCGGTACCACCGCAGAGTTGGTCGTCAGAGCCGCACTGGCCCAGTTTCAGACGGCGGAGATCGAGATTCTGCGTCTTCCCAATATCCGGACGGTGGGTGAGGTGCGACGTGCGATTGAGAGCGCTCAAGCGAGTAAGGGGATCATCGTGCATACCCTGGTGTCGGAGGAACTTCGCCAGGTCGTAGTACGAGAGGGACGGGAGCGGGGGGTAGAGACCATCGACCTGATCGGCCCGCTTCTGCTTCGCCTGAGCGACCTGCTGCGCATTCCGCCGCTCATGCAACCCGGTCTGTTTCGACAACTGGGACAGGAGTACCTTCACCGAATCGAGGCCATCGAATACACCGTCAAGCACGACGACGGCCAGGACCCGCTTGGACTCAACCGCGCCGATCTCACCCTGGTCGGTATCTCGCGAACCTCCAAGACGCCGCTCAGCATCTATCTGGCGGGAAAAGGGTGGCGAGTGGCAAACGTTCCGGTCATCCTCAATCTTCCGTTGCCAGGCCGATTAATGACGATCGATCAGGGTCGGATCGTCGGACTCATTGTTGCGGTGGATCGGCTGGTGGAGCTGCGGCGGGCCAGACTTGAACAGAAGCATGCGTCTGTTGCTGATGCCTACGCGAAGTTAGAGGAGGTGCGTGCCGAGCTTTCATACAGTCGATCGCTCTTTCGTAAGGCCGGCTGGCCGGTCATCGACATGACCAGCAAATCGATCGAGGAGGCGGCAAGTGAGATTCTGGCGCTCATTGCCGCGCCTGATACGCCGCAGCCGGCTGAGCGAAAGGGCGCCGACGCCTGTCGGAAGAGCGGTGGAAGGAAGTAACCTGACATCAACGGTCTGTCTCACAGCGATACAATCCGGGGAGATCGATGACAAAGCCGCAGGTCACGAAATCACAAATCAAGAAAGAGGCAAAGCAAAAGGCACAACGGGAACGGGCTGAGACGGAAAGAACGAAGCGTCGTCAGGGGCTTGGGGGGCGGATCGGGCTCTATGCTGCCATTGCAGCCGTCCTGCTGGTTGGCGGTTATTGGGGCTATGGTAAGATGACGGAGAAGGTGAGCTGGACCACTGTCCCGGTCCTACCGAGCCCTCACGTTCCCCTCGATATGCCGCATCCGCCATACAACAGCGATCCACCCACCTCAGGGCCCCATGCCCCTGGACTGGCTCAGTGGGGGATTCATACCGAGCCGGTCCCCAAGGAGATGCAGGTTCACAACCTCGAAGATGGCGGCGTGGCGATCAACTACTCCTGTCAGGATTGCCCTGACCTGGTCACGCAACTCACCACAATTGCCGAGCGGTACGATCGCGTCATCCTGGCGCCATATACCGGATTGGACCGGAGGATTGCGCTGACGGCATGGGGCAGGATCGATAAGTTCGACGAATTCGACGAGGTGCGCATCGTTAAGTTCATTAAAGCCCACATTGGAATCGACCACCACGGCAAGGGTGGCTAAACAGGATGTGGATCGATCTCTCTATGTAGATGTTTCAGTAATGCCTTCGAGACCCGTTTTGATTACGGACTCAGTACCGATCGTAGCCACAGAGTACCAGCCAGCAAAAGCTTTCGGTATTTACCAATGGTAATATTCCCGTGGAAGACATCGTACTGCTGGGCTTCGATCTTGAGTAACAGGCGGTAGTAAATGGCCCGCATGATTTCTGCGGCCAACAGCGATCGCGTATCCTCGGCCGCCAAGGCGGCTGAAGCGGCCTGGAAAAAGCCTCGGGCTCGCTCACATTGAAACCGCATCAGCTCCACGAAGGCATGATTGTACCGCCCAGCCAGCAGATCTTCTTCGGAATATCCAAATCGCTTCAGTTCATCCTGCGGAAGATAGATCCGTCCTCGTTGTGCATCAACCCCCACATCCCGGAGAATGTTGGTGAGTTGAAAGGCGATGCCCAATTGCTCGGCATAGATCTTTGCTTGCGGGTTGGTGTAGCCGAAGATTTCGATGCAGATAAGACCGACAATCGACGCCACGCGGTAGCAATACGGGTAGAGTTCCTCAAACGTAGCATACCTGGCACGTACAAGATCCATCTCCATGCCATTGAGCAACTCCTCGAAATAGACCTTTGGGATATTAAAACGGCGCGCGGCCTGACCGACAGCCATGATGACGGGGGGGCCGACGTTGTCCTGAAGGCAGGTATCGAGGGTGTGGCGCCACCGGGCAAGTTCGGCTGCCGGATCGCCTCCGGCTCTTGATTCGTCCACAAGATCATCACTTAGCCGGCAGAAGGCATACACGGCATAGATCGCCTCGCGTTTCGGCTTTGGGAGGAAAAGAAAGGCAGAAGAGAAATTTGAGCCGCTTTGCTTGGTGATCGTGCGGCTGTGAGTTCGAAGGTCGTCTACCTGATTCATAGACCGTATTATAGAAAAATCAGGTCACGAGAGCAACCGGCTGATTTTCGGTATCGGCGTGAGAGCGTTGCGGCGTGAAAAGGAGTTGACACTTCTACCTCTTCTGGCTCTATACTGATAGACCTTCGATCAAGAAATTATTGATATTTTGTCATACGTTCCGGAGAAAGGAGCACAGGATGGATTACCGGTCGCGAATCGGCATGATGTGCCGGACGGCAGTCGCGATTATCGCAATAAGCGCTTCTGCTGTAGGCGCGGCGGAGCAGGAGAACGCCATCGTCAAAGAGGAATTTTTGGTGCAGGGTAGGGATCAGGGAATCAAGCTGTTCGTTCGAGAGAAGCGACTTGCGAACTTACCGAAGATTGTCAAAGAGAATGTCATCCTGTTCGTTCACGGTCTCCCAGGTCCTGCCTCAGTCGTCTTCGACCTCCCTCTTCCCGGATATTCTTGGTTGGAGTATATGGCCGAACGCGGTTTTGACGCGTTTACCGTGGATATCAGAGGATTCGGACGCTCGACCAGGCCACCGGAGATGAAGGAATCTCCGGATCAGAACCTTCCCCTGGTTCGAGCGGATCAGGTGATGCGGGATATTGATGTCGCTGTCGATTATATTCGTTCCAAGCGAAAGGTGGACAAGGTCAGCATCATTGGACACTCCATCGGCGCCTCTTGGGCCGCCCTCTATGCGACACTGCATCCAGAAAAAGTGAATAAGTTGGTCATGTATGGGGCGATTTATGGGAAGAATTCTACCTTCGTCAGTACGTTCGGAGACACCACCAACCCGGACCGACCGTACCTTGAAATGGGTGCCTATCGCTATCTGCCTCGGAAGGAGATGCTTGAGCAGTGGGATGGATGGATCAAGCCTGAGTTGCAGGATGAATGGCGGGAGAAAGAAGTTGTCGACACCTGGCTGAACACGCTCTTCAACTCCGATCCTACAGCCAAACAGCGCACCCCGGAATCGATCCAGGTCCCAAACGGCCCGTATATTGATTGGCACGAAATCCATGCGGGTCGGTCGTTGTTCGATCCGGCGAGGATCAAGGCGTCGACTATGATCGTTCGAGGAAGCGCTGAAGAGTTGATGACCAACGAAGCGGCCGATGAACTCCTTCAGAAGCTGACATCGGCGCCATCCAAGCGGCGCCTGGACATCGGAGATTCAACCCACTACGCCATACTGGAAAAGAATCGTCTCCTGCTCTATCGAGGCGTGCAGAACTTTTTAGAGGAGTGAAACCGCGCATCGTCCTTGAAGCAAGGGAGGGCGATGCGCTATGATACGTGTGTTGAACGGCTGCTACGGTAGATAGTGTTCCCCTGTTGCGAATAATAATATGATGACTGATCGGCAAGATGTGAAAGGGACGGCATGATAGCGCAAGAGGAGTTTCGAGATCCATTTGAACGCATCAACGCTGAGGCGGCCAAGGCGCTGATCGAAAAAGGGGACATGGTCGTGGTGGATGTACGGGAGTCGGCGGAGTGGGGCCAGGGACATATCGCCGAGGCCGTGCATATCCCTCTTGGGACGCTCATGAGCCGCCCGCGCGAACTGCTCCAGCAAGATGGCATTATCTTTGTATGCTCCGAGGGGATCCGGAGCGCAGTGGCGTGTGAGGTCGCGGCGGCCATCGGCAGGACACAACTTTACAATCTTGAAGGCGGCACTACTGCCTGGCTCAAGCAGGGCTACCCCCTTACGCGATGAGTACGATCTGCATCGTATCGTCCGACTCCGTCCACTGATGCCTGCGCCGCCGCAGATCCGCTTCGGAACAGATGGATGGCGCGGGGTCATCGCCAGGGATTTCACCTTTCAGGGGGTTCAACTGGTGGCCGGCGCTGTGGCGGCAACCCTTCGAGCGAATCATCCTGAAGGCCATCATCTACTCATCGCCGTCGGTCACGATACCCGCTTTCTCTCTCGTCGATTCGCACAGACAGCAGCCAACGTCTTGGTCGCTCTCGGCGTAGACACTCGTCTCACAACCTCTCACGTTCCCACCCCTGTGTTGGCGTGCGCGATTCCACTCCTCACGGCAAGAGGTGGGGTGATGATCACTGCCAGCCATAATCCCCCATCCTATAACGGGATGAAGGTCCGCATAGCCGATGGTGGCGCCGCGACCACGACGTTCACCGATCGGATCGAGGCGGAGGTGTGCCGTCTCTCGGATGATCGTAGCGGATGTGCCGGCGGCGCCTTGCCTGCTGTAGACCGGACCAGTGTGGGCGCGATCGATCTGTTTGATCCCCTTCCACTCTATCGGGAGCGGCTGCGCACGCTAGTCGATATGGAGCGTATTGCTCACTCGGGTGTTCACGTTGTCATCGATTCGATGTACGGGGCGACGCAGGGTATTGTTGCGGAGCTGCTTCGACGGATCGGTCTTCAGGTGGAGGAGCTCCACGCAGAGATCAATCCCTGGTTCGGGGGGGTGTCTCCAGAACCGCTTGGCGCGAGCCTCGGAGAGCTCGCCGAACGGGTCAGGGGCCTGAACCGGTCACGAAAGATCGGCCTGGCCTTCGATGGCGACGGTGATCGTCTGGGGGCTATCGATGAGACTGGAACGTATGTCACGCCGCATCAGATCTTGGCGCTGCTGCTGCAGCATCTGGTGACTAGGCGCGGACTCTCCGGTACGGCGATCAAGACCTTTTCTACCACCACGATGATCGACCGGTTGGCCGCAAGTCATGGCTTGCGGCTTGCCGTCACCCCAATCGGGTTCAAGCATATTGCCGAGGTTATGCGACGGGAGCCGTTTCTGATCGGGGGAGAGGAGAGTGGGGGGATCGGGATTGCCGGACATATCCCTGAGCGGGATGGAATAGTCAGTGCGTTGCTGCTGCTGGAGTGTCTGGCGACCGAAGGGAAACCGCTCGGGGTGTTACTCCAGGAGCTGGAGGCGAAGGTGGGACCCCATTGCTATCGACGCCTGGACCTGAGGCTGGCTCGCCAGGAGGATGGATGTAAGCTTGGACAGCGCGTTGCCGGAGACCCGCCGACCCATATCGACGGGTGGCGAGTAAAAGAGGCGCAGACCCTGGATGGCGTAAAGCTGGTCGGGGCAGATGGCGGCTGGCTGCTCATCCGACCGTCAGGGACAGAGCCCGTGCTTCGTCTCTACGCCGAGGCGCCGACTCAGGGTCAGGTTGCTCGGTTACTCGACTGGGCGAAGGCATACGCGGATAAGATTCAGAGGGCCACGCCTTGAAGCACTGTCATACCGCGGCGCACGAAACCCCCCTCAATCCCTCTGTACAAAAGGGGGAGGTACGGAAACGGATAAGTATCCCCCCCTTTTTTTGAAAGGGGGGGGCGCGGCGGCGTATCAGGAATATCCCCCCCTTTTTGAAAGGGGGGTTAGGGGGGTTTGTCTGAGGCTGGTGGCTGAACGCTATTTTCTAAGGAATTACTCGTCCTATGATTAGTACTCTCAAAGTCAAACTGACCGAATCGCTTCTGATCGCCATCAAGCAGGCGGGCTTGGAAAGCGGGCTCCCGCAGGATGCTCCCGCACCGCTTACCTGGGAATATCCTGGCGACCCGGCTTTCGGCGATCTCTCAAC
The genomic region above belongs to Candidatus Methylomirabilis tolerans and contains:
- a CDS encoding NAD-binding protein, with the protein product MFVLIAGGGRTATHLATLLLTRQHEVRVLEHRRDVLARLHHELPTEVIYEGNPIDPQALEQAGIRQAKVLAACTSVDEDNLALCFFARTRYNVPRIIAWVNNPRAAWLFDEKFHVDVALNQAQIFSSLIEEEMSLGDMMTLLKLRRGRYSLVEEKIPPGARALGIAIKDLRLPPNSVIATIIRHGQILIPRGDTQFEVGDEVLAIADREGAEELAGLFGRPDPSAPNNAQQA
- a CDS encoding NAD-binding protein encodes the protein MNFIIVGCGRVGTELAYRLFQKGHQVAVIDQVAAAFNSLPTDFRGRTVEGEALASDILRRAGIEQADGLAAVTNSDSLNVVVAHVAKTVYHVPQVVVRNYHPRWRALHEAFGLQVVSSTSWGAQRIEELLYPTFAKCVFSAGNGEVEIYELSVSETWHGHTLQDLLHAGQCLAVALTRAGKAILPSSEERLEVGDILHLSSTMEGIETLRERLKASQGR
- a CDS encoding APC family permease produces the protein MPTLEKESGTTVLRRTAEYQPPHSWRTWLIGRPLRTADAPEQAIGKTVGLAVFASDALSSTAYATDEILFVLAAVGAAAFVYALPISLAIVVLLAIVTLSYLQTIHAYPGGGGAYIVARDNLGKLPAQIAGASLLTDYILTVAVSVASGVAQLASAYPSLFPYRVPLAIGMVLIMMIVNLRGVKESGTILAIPSYFFLAMMLLTVGSGLSQYLMGSLHTVVNPPPGREHIAQSISLFLILHAFSNGTTALTGVEAISNGVPAFKEPRSRNAGITLIWMSAILGALFLGVTFLAGKMGATPSETETVISQLARTAYEGRGLLYLAVIAATTLILIMAANTAYAGFPRLSALLAADGFLPRPLTYRGSRLVYSRGIVALALIASLLIWLFQASVNALIPLYAIGVFLSFTLAQAGMAHRWWKAGHLAPGQEAQEHGSVVRHEPRWVAKMAINGFGALCTAGVMLIFTVTKLQDGAWIVIILIPILVALFTAIHRHYRDLAAHLSLEQYGGPPRISRQRVILAVSGVHRGTLAALRYARTLSNDITAVHICTDPVEAETLNRKWESWGDGIRLVVLDSPYRLFLEPLLGYIEEIAVRRQPNEIITIIVPQFVPRHWWHNLLHTQTAMLLRVMLLFKPGIVITDVPYQIE
- a CDS encoding thioesterase family protein, coding for MSLHEGMTFEGAWKVTESEAADRHGNPFVHVLTTPVVVEWMEEVATAGVQPHLLEGQGTVGSIVKMMHLAPTPIGLVVKVTATLTQIDERHLVFRIEAFDEVEKIAECRHERVIVDLARFHNKAGRKARGTGTS
- the rtcA gene encoding RNA 3'-phosphate cyclase, which encodes MVASGILKIDGSYGEGGGQILRTALALSAVLGRPVELFKIRAGRKKPGLQPQHLSCVKVLAEITGAEVHGAELGSSRLHFTPGPITGGSRRIDVGTAGAVSLVFQAILAPLAFAGTSSTVTMTGGTHVPWSPPAPYISEIFLPMVERMGLAATWQLQRGGFYPKGGGEVRAAVQPLTRLSSMDLTNRGALLAIRGISAVAGLPMAIAERQADRVRYRLADAGHKIEIKIAELDAVCRGDTVFVWAEFEKVRAGFGALGERGKSAERVADEAADALLNFLAGNAGADPHLTDQLAVLMALANGRSVLTMARVSQHLLTNLWTIQQFLPIGVLLEGRLGGPGRLTIDGIGLNVSSCGAMAAARA
- a CDS encoding N-acetyltransferase: MRRHMVRKAETTDVPAIVRLVNVYAGKGDLLPLRSQEIYDRIDDFHVCEQDGRIVGVCSLFVYGTDLAEIRSLAVWPECQGKGIGRAVTEVCIATAKDRRIRRVFALTYKPMFFERLGFHVVDKLTLPEKVWKDCLQCSKLFDCDEVALLLEL
- a CDS encoding kinase/pyrophosphorylase — protein: MNLPLVGGRYRIFAVSDATGTTAELVVRAALAQFQTAEIEILRLPNIRTVGEVRRAIESAQASKGIIVHTLVSEELRQVVVREGRERGVETIDLIGPLLLRLSDLLRIPPLMQPGLFRQLGQEYLHRIEAIEYTVKHDDGQDPLGLNRADLTLVGISRTSKTPLSIYLAGKGWRVANVPVILNLPLPGRLMTIDQGRIVGLIVAVDRLVELRRARLEQKHASVADAYAKLEEVRAELSYSRSLFRKAGWPVIDMTSKSIEEAASEILALIAAPDTPQPAERKGADACRKSGGRK
- a CDS encoding DUF3105 domain-containing protein, with amino-acid sequence MTKPQVTKSQIKKEAKQKAQRERAETERTKRRQGLGGRIGLYAAIAAVLLVGGYWGYGKMTEKVSWTTVPVLPSPHVPLDMPHPPYNSDPPTSGPHAPGLAQWGIHTEPVPKEMQVHNLEDGGVAINYSCQDCPDLVTQLTTIAERYDRVILAPYTGLDRRIALTAWGRIDKFDEFDEVRIVKFIKAHIGIDHHGKGG
- the hpnD gene encoding presqualene diphosphate synthase HpnD; this encodes MNQVDDLRTHSRTITKQSGSNFSSAFLFLPKPKREAIYAVYAFCRLSDDLVDESRAGGDPAAELARWRHTLDTCLQDNVGPPVIMAVGQAARRFNIPKVYFEELLNGMEMDLVRARYATFEELYPYCYRVASIVGLICIEIFGYTNPQAKIYAEQLGIAFQLTNILRDVGVDAQRGRIYLPQDELKRFGYSEEDLLAGRYNHAFVELMRFQCERARGFFQAASAALAAEDTRSLLAAEIMRAIYYRLLLKIEAQQYDVFHGNITIGKYRKLLLAGTLWLRSVLSP
- a CDS encoding alpha/beta hydrolase, producing MDYRSRIGMMCRTAVAIIAISASAVGAAEQENAIVKEEFLVQGRDQGIKLFVREKRLANLPKIVKENVILFVHGLPGPASVVFDLPLPGYSWLEYMAERGFDAFTVDIRGFGRSTRPPEMKESPDQNLPLVRADQVMRDIDVAVDYIRSKRKVDKVSIIGHSIGASWAALYATLHPEKVNKLVMYGAIYGKNSTFVSTFGDTTNPDRPYLEMGAYRYLPRKEMLEQWDGWIKPELQDEWREKEVVDTWLNTLFNSDPTAKQRTPESIQVPNGPYIDWHEIHAGRSLFDPARIKASTMIVRGSAEELMTNEAADELLQKLTSAPSKRRLDIGDSTHYAILEKNRLLLYRGVQNFLEE
- a CDS encoding rhodanese-like domain-containing protein, with the protein product MIAQEEFRDPFERINAEAAKALIEKGDMVVVDVRESAEWGQGHIAEAVHIPLGTLMSRPRELLQQDGIIFVCSEGIRSAVACEVAAAIGRTQLYNLEGGTTAWLKQGYPLTR